The Rhinoderma darwinii isolate aRhiDar2 chromosome 8, aRhiDar2.hap1, whole genome shotgun sequence genome has a window encoding:
- the RENBP gene encoding N-acylglucosamine 2-epimerase, with the protein MGEKNRLHQWRDRIRTELDRVMDFWTQYSEDKEYGGFFTCLGQDGAVYDQLKYIWLQGRQVWMYCRLYRKVPRFHREELLHSAIAGGEFLMAHARPSSDSLKCAFVVTRDGRTVKIQRTIFSECFFIMAMDELWRTTHEEKYKREARKMMDQIVHWVRVDSSDLGRPELPGAEPVNSMAVPMMLLNLVDQLCEDDEEATMKYADLGAWSVEKILQHLQRDGQAILENVSEDGKELPGCMGRHQNPGHAIEAGWFLLRRAFTNFDPILGKTAVEKFVLLPFESGWDQEYGGLFSFQDVDGYCPTQLEWSMKLWWPHTEALIAFLLGYTETRDLLLLDNFQKVFDYVFSQFSDPEYGEWFGYLTQEGKVALTIKGGPFKGCFHVPRCLYMCEEMLTKLIEEQEEEDKGEDKRART; encoded by the exons ATGGGAGAGAAGAACCGCCTGCACCAGTGGAGAGATCGGATCCGTACGGAGCTGGACAGAGTCATGGATTTCTGGACTCAGTACTCCGAGGACAAGGAATATGG AGGTTTCTTCACTTGCCTCGGTCAGGATGGAGCGGTGTATGATCAGCTGAAATATATCTGGTTGCAGGGCAGACAG GTTTGGATGTATTGCCGTCTTTATAGGAAGGTGCCCAGGTTCCACAGAGAGGAATTACTTCATTCTGCCATTGCAG GGGGCGAGTTTCTTATGGCTCATGCTCGCCCATCATCTGACTCCCTAAAATGTGCTTTTGTGGTGACACGTGATGGTCGAACTGTAAAGATCCAGCGCACCATCTTCAGTGAATGTTTCTTCATCATGGCTATGGATGAACTATGGAGGACAACTCACGAGGAAAAGTACAAG CGAGAGGCACGCAAGATGATGGATCAGATAGTTCACTGGGTACGAGTAGACTCATCTGATTTAGGGAGACCGGAGTTGCCTGGAGCTGAACCAGTTAACTCAATGGCGGTGCCAATGATGCTGCTGAACCTGGTGGACCAGTTATGTGAGGATGATGAAGAGGCAACTATGAAGTATGCAGACTTGGGAGCCTGGAGTGTGGAGAAAATCCTGCAGCACCTTCAG CGTGATGGTCAGGCCATTTTGGAGAATGTTTCTGAAGATGGAAAGGAGCTTCCAGGTTGCATGGGCAGGCACCAGAACCCTG GACATGCCATTGAGGCCGGCTGGTTTCTTTTACGTCGAGCCTTCACAAACTTTGACCCTATCTTGGGGAAGACTGCTGTGGAAAAGTTTGTACTTCTACCCTTTGAATCAGGATGGGACCAGGAGTATGGGGGACTTTTTTCTTTCCAAGATGTGGATGGATATTGCCCTACACAG CTTGAGTGGAGTATGAAATTATGGTGGCCACACACAGAAGCTCTCATCGCCTTCCTTCTTGGCTATACGGAGACAAGGGACTTGCTTCTGCTTGACAACTTTCAGAAAGTCTTTGACTACGTGTTCAGCCAG TTTTCGGACCCGGAATATGGAGAGTGGTTTGGTTATTTGACTCAAGAAGGGAAGGTTGCACTCACCATCAAAGGAGGGCCATTTAAAG GATGTTTCCATGTGCCTCGATGCCTGTACATGTGTGAGGAAATGCTGACCAAGCTCATAGAAGAACAAGAAGAAGAAGATAAAGGAGAAGACAAGAGAGCTAGAACATAA